One Desulfovermiculus halophilus DSM 18834 DNA window includes the following coding sequences:
- a CDS encoding SWIM zinc finger family protein produces the protein MKHADWPRFIPVSERRAKAEERLEAMRAQGMDILPERATGRDMASSIWGRGWCRHMQSLPKIGKHLARGKIYARNGSIRHLEILPGQIRALVMGTDIYAVSIPVLPLSGNVWQEIKDLSLGRIENVQDVYQGELPSDVMDKLMDIPKGIFPGPKEFSLRCECSEQKPVCKHAAAVLYGAGSRLDQHPELLFTLRGVKAQSLVTSWTKKVRDRFEEKKSILDFEQAKDIFDLEWDQEPKT, from the coding sequence ATGAAACACGCTGATTGGCCGAGATTCATCCCGGTTTCCGAGCGCAGGGCCAAGGCCGAAGAGCGCCTTGAAGCCATGCGGGCCCAAGGAATGGATATACTGCCTGAGCGGGCAACGGGGCGGGATATGGCCAGCAGTATATGGGGCAGGGGGTGGTGCCGGCATATGCAGTCCCTGCCCAAGATTGGCAAGCATCTGGCCCGGGGCAAGATCTACGCCCGCAACGGCTCCATCCGGCATTTGGAGATCCTGCCGGGGCAGATCAGGGCCCTGGTCATGGGTACAGATATCTATGCAGTAAGCATACCGGTTTTGCCTCTCAGCGGCAATGTGTGGCAGGAGATAAAGGACCTGAGCCTGGGTCGGATAGAAAACGTGCAGGATGTGTATCAGGGAGAGCTTCCTTCTGATGTCATGGACAAGCTCATGGATATACCAAAAGGGATCTTCCCCGGTCCCAAGGAATTCAGTCTGCGTTGCGAGTGCTCAGAGCAAAAACCTGTATGCAAACATGCGGCCGCGGTTCTTTATGGCGCAGGGTCCCGTCTGGATCAGCACCCGGAGCTCTTGTTCACCTTGCGGGGGGTAAAGGCCCAGAGCCTGGTCACATCGTGGACCAAAAAGGTGCGGGACCGGTTTGAAGAAAAGAAAAGCATCCTGGATTTTGAGCAGGCCAAGGATATTTTTGACCTGGAGTGGGATCAAGAACCTAAAACCTGA
- a CDS encoding SWIM zinc finger family protein has translation MARRRRWPRYVPVAERRAKAQKKVRQLRRKGVDIRPVQIEGRVIARSFWGQGWCTHLESFSDFSNRLPRGRTYVRNGSVCHLEIEPGHAAAMVSGSRIYDVRIGIQELSSAVWEDVKHKCSGSIGSLLELLQGRLSEEVMHVVTDARQGLFPRPEEISLYCSCPDWATMCKHVAAVLYGIGHRLDEEPELLFTLRGVDPRELIAPDFTAADEMADTGEDCISLDQVGDIFGIDMDEDAQKQGGDSASHASPSEIGEQVDPRCPNPGSRDTDHEQSFAQESSKSAGSKAVTSQQAGSARHTPVQATARATSGREPLDPPTGEKITRLREQCGQSGPEFAKSLGVSVASVYRWENTPGTLTLHRRTLTALRRLYLDLNGRTQ, from the coding sequence ATGGCTCGACGGAGACGGTGGCCCAGGTATGTGCCTGTGGCTGAGCGCCGGGCCAAGGCCCAGAAAAAAGTGCGGCAGCTGCGCAGGAAAGGCGTGGATATCCGTCCGGTGCAGATTGAGGGCCGGGTTATTGCCCGCAGCTTTTGGGGCCAGGGATGGTGCACCCATCTGGAATCGTTTTCCGACTTTTCCAACCGTCTGCCCCGGGGGCGGACCTATGTGCGCAACGGCTCGGTCTGTCATTTGGAGATCGAGCCCGGTCACGCAGCTGCCATGGTCAGTGGCTCCCGGATCTATGACGTACGCATCGGCATCCAGGAACTGAGTTCCGCTGTCTGGGAAGACGTAAAGCACAAATGTTCGGGCAGCATCGGGTCCTTGCTGGAGCTGTTGCAGGGCAGGCTCTCGGAGGAAGTGATGCATGTGGTCACAGATGCCCGGCAGGGTCTCTTCCCCAGACCGGAGGAGATCTCTCTGTACTGCAGCTGTCCGGACTGGGCGACGATGTGCAAGCATGTGGCCGCAGTTTTGTACGGTATAGGACACCGCCTGGATGAGGAACCCGAGCTTTTGTTCACCTTGCGCGGGGTCGATCCCAGGGAGCTCATAGCCCCGGATTTTACGGCGGCTGATGAAATGGCAGATACGGGTGAGGATTGTATCAGCTTGGACCAAGTGGGAGATATCTTCGGCATTGATATGGATGAGGATGCCCAGAAGCAGGGGGGAGATTCAGCAAGTCATGCCTCACCTTCCGAGATCGGGGAGCAGGTTGATCCAAGATGCCCGAATCCCGGTAGCCGGGATACAGACCACGAACAGAGCTTTGCGCAGGAATCATCCAAAAGCGCCGGATCAAAGGCGGTGACCTCCCAGCAGGCAGGATCTGCCCGGCATACACCTGTCCAGGCGACAGCCCGGGCCACGTCCGGCAGGGAACCTCTGGATCCTCCGACCGGAGAAAAGATAACCCGTCTGCGTGAGCAGTGCGGCCAGTCCGGTCCGGAGTTTGCCAAGAGTCTGGGCGTTTCGGTGGCCAGCGTGTACCGGTGGGAAAACACGCCCGGAACGCTTACCCTGCACAGGCGGACCTTGACGGCCTTGCGGCGGCTGTATCTGGATCTGAACGGCAGGACGCAATAA
- a CDS encoding D-2-hydroxyacid dehydrogenase has product MTKLVFFHSVPDDVFEEMQAEFPEVSMDQRTTRQSLQEVLPQAEVLVTFKCDQSMLDQAPALKWVQALSTGVDTLPVQDLQDRGVMLTSTTGMHAGHMSELAIMAMLMLARNMHQVLRNQGLKVWDRDVAQDEIAGKTVGILGLGSIGREVARKASCLGMQVVGVKKHPEPVDNVSRLYALDGLDEVFAHSDYIINLLPLTEETRECIGASQFGAMPAGGCFVNLGRGGSVDEKALIQALERGTVRAAVCDVFSQEPLPADSPLWGVDNLIVMPHIGGQNPNYMRKAAPIIRHNLRAYLDGRLEQMQNVYRPDRGY; this is encoded by the coding sequence GTGACCAAGCTCGTATTTTTTCATTCCGTACCCGACGATGTGTTTGAGGAGATGCAGGCTGAATTTCCGGAAGTGAGCATGGACCAGCGCACAACCAGGCAGTCCCTGCAGGAGGTTTTGCCCCAGGCCGAGGTTCTGGTCACCTTCAAGTGCGACCAGTCCATGCTGGATCAGGCACCGGCTCTGAAATGGGTCCAGGCCCTGTCCACCGGAGTGGATACCTTGCCGGTGCAGGACCTTCAGGACCGGGGTGTTATGCTGACCTCGACCACTGGAATGCATGCCGGGCACATGTCAGAGCTGGCGATCATGGCTATGCTCATGCTGGCCAGGAACATGCATCAGGTCCTCAGGAATCAAGGCTTGAAGGTCTGGGATCGTGATGTCGCCCAGGACGAAATCGCCGGGAAAACGGTGGGGATCCTGGGCCTGGGCAGCATCGGGCGGGAGGTGGCCCGGAAGGCTTCCTGCTTGGGGATGCAGGTCGTCGGGGTCAAAAAGCATCCGGAACCGGTGGACAATGTGAGCCGTCTCTACGCCCTGGACGGCTTGGACGAGGTCTTTGCCCACAGTGACTATATCATCAACCTTCTTCCTTTGACTGAGGAGACCAGAGAGTGCATCGGAGCCAGCCAGTTTGGGGCCATGCCTGCCGGGGGCTGTTTCGTCAATTTGGGCCGGGGCGGAAGCGTGGACGAAAAGGCGTTGATCCAGGCCTTGGAGAGGGGGACTGTGCGGGCGGCCGTATGCGATGTCTTTTCCCAGGAGCCGCTTCCTGCAGACAGCCCGCTCTGGGGAGTGGACAATCTGATTGTCATGCCCCACATCGGGGGGCAGAACCCAAACTATATGCGCAAGGCCGCGCCCATTATCCGGCACAACCTGCGGGCCTATCTGGATGGACGCCTGGAACAGATGCAGAACGTGTACCGCCCGGATCGGGGATATTGA